From Deltaproteobacteria bacterium, a single genomic window includes:
- the solA gene encoding N-methyl-L-tryptophan oxidase — protein sequence MAMNSYDCVVIGTGGVGSAALYYLAERGTRVLGLDRFPPGHDRGSSHGDTRIIRLAYFEHPDYVPLLRRAYTLWADLENACGQQLYREVGLVEIGPPDGEVVPGVLRSAQEHSLQVQSLSPGEFARRFPGFQLPETMRAVFEQKAGYLAVETCVRSDTSAAQKRGATLHSDETVLTWKPEGNGVVVATDKGHYTAARLIITPGAWAPRFLADVGLRFEIRRKSLFWYDAPSVYHADQRCPAFLYETPTGAFYGFPQSDEWGLKVAEHSGGQVIDEPLNVDRSINPHDRRQVEDFLAQYLPGVSRTLRKHVVCMYTMSADSHFVVDRHPQYPQVAFVAGLSGHGFKFASVLGEILADLARDGRTTLPIEFLRCSRPTLKLN from the coding sequence ATGGCAATGAATTCCTACGATTGCGTCGTCATTGGCACTGGAGGTGTCGGAAGCGCGGCGCTGTACTATCTCGCGGAGCGTGGCACACGCGTCCTCGGACTAGACCGGTTTCCACCAGGGCATGATCGCGGCAGTTCACACGGTGATACCCGCATTATCCGTTTGGCCTATTTTGAACATCCAGATTATGTTCCCCTACTCCGTCGCGCCTATACGTTGTGGGCCGATCTTGAAAACGCTTGCGGCCAACAGTTGTACAGAGAAGTTGGGTTGGTTGAGATCGGTCCACCAGATGGCGAGGTCGTCCCTGGTGTGTTGCGTAGCGCCCAAGAGCACAGTCTGCAGGTCCAATCTCTCTCGCCAGGTGAGTTTGCTCGGCGCTTTCCGGGTTTTCAACTGCCTGAGACCATGCGTGCAGTCTTTGAACAAAAGGCTGGATACCTTGCTGTGGAAACGTGCGTGCGCAGTGACACCAGCGCAGCGCAAAAACGTGGAGCAACCCTGCATAGTGATGAAACAGTGTTAACCTGGAAGCCGGAAGGCAACGGCGTTGTCGTAGCAACAGACAAAGGTCACTACACTGCTGCCCGTTTGATTATCACACCTGGTGCGTGGGCACCGCGGTTCCTTGCCGACGTTGGCCTCCGCTTTGAGATCCGTCGTAAGTCGTTATTCTGGTATGATGCACCGTCTGTCTATCACGCGGATCAGCGGTGCCCAGCTTTTCTCTACGAGACCCCGACCGGCGCGTTCTACGGTTTTCCCCAGAGTGACGAGTGGGGCTTGAAAGTCGCTGAACACTCCGGCGGCCAGGTTATCGACGAGCCGTTGAACGTGGATCGCAGCATCAACCCGCACGACCGTCGGCAAGTGGAAGATTTTCTTGCGCAGTATCTGCCTGGCGTATCGCGCACGTTACGGAAGCACGTTGTGTGCATGTACACCATGAGTGCAGATTCACATTTTGTCGTCGATCGTCATCCACAATATCCACAGGTAGCGTTTGTCGCCGGCCTTTCCGGGCATGGATTCAAATTTGCGAGCGTTTTAGGCGAGATACTGGCTGACCTGGCACGCGATGGACGAACGACCTTGCCCATCGAGTTTCTCCGCTGTAGTCGCCCGACGTTGAAGTTGAATTAA
- a CDS encoding TIGR03620 family F420-dependent LLM class oxidoreductase — protein MQKTAANYPTFAHGDTHFQAREQTRSDLSRQVMWKYRERSLHYGGIMELPKHGVLGFFDTLRGPEVGPFARKVEQLGYDALWVPEVMGREIFSLSTYVLSQTERVVVGTGVAIAYSYEPIAAMGAARAMSEFFGNRFIFGLGVSNKTYNARRGIGYEKPVAFMRDYIAKMKAAPYNAPTPKEEPPIVIAAMMPKMLELAATETHGTLTYFTTTEQVAGYRKALGPKPWLAAVQLVMMESDAAKARAGARRYMQIYLAIEHYLQRLRKLGFAEQDFANGGSDRLIDAIIAWGNEGQIRERIDAQFRVGANHVCIVPLRSDGGLGADERCLVALAPR, from the coding sequence ATGCAGAAAACGGCGGCGAACTATCCCACCTTTGCTCATGGTGATACACACTTTCAGGCAAGGGAGCAAACCCGGAGCGACCTGTCGCGTCAGGTAATGTGGAAGTACCGAGAACGTTCGCTTCACTATGGAGGCATTATGGAACTGCCAAAACACGGAGTATTAGGCTTTTTCGATACATTACGTGGTCCCGAGGTTGGACCATTCGCACGCAAGGTGGAGCAGTTGGGCTACGACGCGTTATGGGTGCCCGAGGTCATGGGACGCGAAATCTTTTCGCTGTCGACCTACGTCCTGAGCCAAACCGAGCGTGTAGTTGTCGGGACTGGCGTTGCGATCGCATATAGCTACGAACCGATTGCGGCGATGGGTGCCGCGCGGGCCATGAGTGAATTCTTCGGCAACCGCTTCATCTTTGGACTTGGGGTGAGCAACAAGACATACAACGCGCGACGTGGCATTGGCTACGAGAAGCCCGTTGCGTTCATGCGTGACTACATCGCAAAGATGAAAGCCGCGCCTTACAACGCGCCCACGCCAAAGGAAGAGCCGCCTATCGTCATTGCGGCAATGATGCCGAAGATGCTGGAGTTAGCAGCTACAGAGACACACGGCACGCTGACGTATTTTACAACTACTGAACAAGTTGCTGGCTACCGTAAGGCGCTCGGTCCCAAGCCCTGGCTCGCTGCGGTACAACTTGTGATGATGGAAAGCGATGCCGCGAAGGCGCGTGCTGGCGCCCGTCGCTATATGCAGATCTATCTGGCAATCGAACACTATCTGCAGCGGTTGCGTAAATTGGGTTTCGCCGAGCAAGATTTCGCCAACGGAGGCAGTGACCGTTTGATTGATGCAATCATTGCCTGGGGCAATGAAGGGCAAATTCGCGAACGGATCGATGCGCAATTTCGCGTCGGCGCGAATCATGTCTGTATCGTGCCTCTGCGATCGGATGGCGGGCTCGGTGCCGATGAGCGCTGCCTGGTGGCACTTGCGCCACGTTAA
- a CDS encoding isocitrate lyase/PEP mutase family protein — protein MLNEPGTIVAPGAYDGLSARLIERHGFRAVYMTGAGTAASAIGHADVGLVTQTEMATHAGRIASCVALPLIADADTGYGNALNVIRTVREYERAGVAGMHLEDQVFPKKCGHIAGKAVIPMHEFAEKIRAAAENRRDPDFVIIARTDARAVNGLDDAIERGLRYREAGADVIFVEAPQSREEIERVARAIKAPLLSNQVPGGKTPPLTVTELEKLGYKIVIFPVVGLMAATLAIEDALKGLRERGTDSSGERILSPMDIFKKVGIDWWLEQESKYTSPV, from the coding sequence ATGTTGAATGAACCGGGGACAATCGTCGCTCCGGGAGCATATGATGGTCTCTCAGCTCGCTTGATTGAACGGCATGGGTTTCGGGCGGTGTACATGACCGGCGCTGGTACGGCAGCGTCAGCCATCGGACATGCCGATGTCGGCCTTGTGACGCAGACAGAGATGGCAACCCACGCTGGACGAATCGCCAGTTGCGTGGCCCTTCCGTTGATCGCCGACGCAGATACTGGTTACGGTAATGCACTGAATGTGATCCGCACAGTACGTGAGTATGAACGGGCCGGGGTTGCTGGCATGCACCTCGAAGACCAGGTCTTTCCCAAGAAATGTGGTCATATTGCAGGTAAAGCTGTCATTCCCATGCACGAGTTCGCCGAGAAAATTCGTGCCGCCGCGGAAAATCGCCGCGACCCGGATTTTGTCATCATTGCACGGACGGATGCACGGGCGGTGAATGGTCTTGATGACGCGATTGAACGTGGGCTGCGGTATCGCGAAGCAGGCGCTGATGTCATCTTTGTCGAAGCCCCACAGAGTCGCGAAGAGATCGAACGGGTTGCGCGCGCTATCAAAGCGCCGCTCTTGAGCAACCAGGTACCCGGAGGCAAAACCCCACCGCTGACAGTGACTGAACTGGAAAAGCTCGGATATAAGATCGTCATTTTCCCGGTGGTAGGCCTGATGGCAGCAACATTAGCTATCGAAGACGCTCTGAAAGGGTTACGCGAACGAGGAACTGATTCATCGGGCGAACGTATTCTCAGTCCTATGGATATTTTCAAGAAAGTTGGCATTGACTGGTGGTTGGAACAGGAAAGTAAGTATACGAGCCCCGTGTAA
- a CDS encoding RidA family protein — protein MSKKEVVIPKGQEHYYEQFHFAPAVKDGNRLYCSGVIGVGPGGKPAADPETQFTHAFESLKSVLTTAGVTFDEVIEMTTFHVGLQKNLAAFMKVKDKYMNAPYPSWTAIGITELAFPGGLVEIKVIARLNA, from the coding sequence ATGAGCAAGAAAGAAGTCGTCATCCCCAAAGGTCAGGAACATTATTATGAACAGTTTCATTTCGCACCGGCAGTGAAAGATGGCAATCGCTTGTACTGCTCTGGTGTCATCGGAGTTGGCCCTGGCGGCAAGCCCGCCGCAGATCCAGAAACACAGTTCACCCACGCATTTGAGTCATTGAAGTCGGTGTTGACCACCGCAGGCGTGACGTTTGATGAAGTCATTGAAATGACCACGTTTCACGTCGGTCTGCAAAAGAATCTGGCCGCTTTCATGAAGGTAAAGGATAAGTACATGAACGCCCCCTACCCTTCATGGACCGCGATTGGCATCACCGAACTCGCTTTCCCTGGTGGACTCGTGGAAATCAAGGTCATTGCCAGGCTCAATGCGTAG